A region from the Palaemon carinicauda isolate YSFRI2023 chromosome 16, ASM3689809v2, whole genome shotgun sequence genome encodes:
- the LOC137655850 gene encoding peroxisomal membrane protein 2, with protein MAVLSVLENGLQVYNLSLYRNPLITKATTSAITCALGDILSQLITKQPKVNWKSASRYAAFGFVVTGPLAHYFYKLLEKLVPPTSRGASLKRLLVDRLGFAPFLLLLSLYLLSRMEGKSHRTCKKEVQLKYWTALKMNWKVWTPVQYININYVPQAYRVLFANFIAIFWIMYIGMKRRQAAEAAAAAAAAAGKEE; from the exons ATGGCTGTGCTGTCAGTACTAGAAAATGGCCTGCAAGTCTACAACCTCAGTCTTTATCGGAATCCCCTCATTACAAAAGCCACGACGAG TGCCATAACTTGTGCATTGGGGGACATCCTTAGCCAGCTGATAACCAAACAACCGAAGGTTAATTGGAAAAGCGCTTCCAGATATGCAGCTTTTGG TTTTGTTGTCACTGGTCCCCTTGCTCATTACTTCTACAAACTGTTGGAGAAGTTGGTCCCTCCAACGTCCAGAGGAGCTTCCTTGAAGAGACTGCTCGTCGATAGATTGGGATTTGCGCCTTTTCTTCTTCTGCTTTCTCTGTATCTGTTGTCGAGGATGGAG GGGAAAAGTCATCGCACTTGTAAAAAGGAGGTACAGCTGAAATACTGGACGGCGCTTAAGATGAACTGGAAAGTCTGGACTCCAGTTCAGTACATCAATATTAATTATGTGCCGCAGGCG TATCGTGTTCTGTTCGCAAACTTCATTGCCATCTTTTGGATAATGTACATCGGCATGAAGAGGAGACAGGCAGCTGAAGCGGCAGCAGCGGCGGCAGCTGCAGCAGGCAAAGAGGaataa